The genome window GGGGAGATGCTGCGGAtcatgaaagaaaataataaataataataatgaatttaGCCTAGTCGGGCTGATTGTGAATATCCTCACATGAATGACCTAATAAAGTTCTCCATCTTGCTAACTAATAGTCCTTCATGGATTTCTTACAATGGTACAGATTGTTCTCCCTGtcaccacaaaaaataaataaattggatgtgtggaaatgtgttcagtaCCTTCAGTTTACACTCTCATCTGGGTTTGCACAATAttcttaaattaaatgtaaggTCAAGTGAAGTATGTTTTAGTGCCACTTGTAGATTTATAGGCATAGTTGATTATCTGAATGATAGtgttaaatgcatttttgtccAAATTATCATATTCCAACACAACTATTACACTAGTACACTTAAAAACAAAGGTGTCTTAATTGTTTCAATCCCCTGAACAGTTTGTTGTAGAGGAAGGCCTCGcaaacagaaacttaaaatctgTGCAGAACTGCAAATTTGCCCACATGTGACCTTGTTGTCTGATCTTGTAGTGTTGATTAATCTTTTGGACCTGTGGACAGGTCTTTCCTTTTATTGCCAAATTAACACTCAAGGGATTAGAGTTCTCAGAGTTGCACGCCCAACACTGGCTTGATAAGTTAAAATACGATTTAGAAGTGTATCTGTATCTCatcactttatttatatagcccaaaatcacaatcacattgcctctgTGGGCTTTACaaatgtgtgtaagtgtgtttaaaaatgtgtatagGTTGGTAAAATGAAATTGCACATTAAAGACCTggtgtgtttttcaaattttcaCCTTTGGTTCCAGAGCAGCCTGCTCTCATCATCTTTTGGGATGACCGTAAATGTTTCTTAGCAGCCTTCAGAGTTTGGTTGTCTTGATTGTCCCACTATATTTAAACTTGTTTAGATAACTTTCCATTGGTTGTGGTGTTAATTCTTTCCAAGTTGGTTCCTCTTGCCTGTGGTCTCATTATGGTCCTGTTCTGTCTTGTAGATCCGGGCTGTTAGACCTCAGGTTCTGATGAGGCTTTCCAAGACCAAGAAGCACGTCAGCAGGGCCTACGGAGGCTCCATGTGCGCCAAGTGTGTGCGTGACAGGTAATGGAAGCATTTCCTTTAATCTGTTCTTTATTGGTGAGAAACGAACGATGCTAGCTTTGCCCTGATGATAATGGTGACAAAGTGCCTACTTCTGCTATTCACAAGTTACCTGAAcatttaattgattgatgattgAGTGTATAAGGAACAAGTCAATGATGACACTGAGTTGAAGGGCTGAAACATTTTGCCTAaattctctctctgcttttattcTCAGGATCAAGCGTGCTTTCTTGATTGAGGAGCAGAAGATCGTCGTCAAGGTGCTCAAGGCACAGGCACAGAGCCAGAAATCTAagtaaaatgtgtatttgtattgccacaataaaaaatgacaaacaaatccATTTCCTGTTGTGATTTGCAATCCTTTGGTGTATTTAGAGGGACAGGATGTGTGACAAGGTTGAGTCTTTGAAAGCCATGTAACTGATAAATAACAATTCATTGGATCACTTATATTTTGCCTGGAGttattgttttcagttaatCTTACATTTCTACAGATTCTGTAATATTTCAAGAGAACAAATGCCAAAGATGCCTTGTGTATTCTTTTAAGTGAGTATCAGGGTACCACTTTCCTGGCATTTGTGCCATGTCCCTTATATTCAGACACcagatgtacagtacagtaccaTAACAGTATAATTTATGCTCTGATGCAAGACTGCCTTGATGTGAATTAGAAAAATCTGCCGTTTTGATGTAATGGAGACATTTCATTTGTGTCCACACTGAAGCAAGATAACATGAAGAGGGAATCTATAAAGTATAGGAATGTTTGCTTTACTATATAACACGTTTAAATGTATTCTACTGGACCGAATAAGTGAAAATAcatcattagaaaaaaaatgttgcggTCACAAGTGATAATTTGATAGCGGCCATACTTAAAACAATAGAGCATAGATTAATAACAATAGTCGAATAAAATAATATTGATCCGGCCTCACAGTAACATCAGTGATAAGTTCCCCCGAGCGTTTCTgttactgtctctttaagaacaCGTCAcgtccaatttttttttttccccaaagaaattgtaaaaacaaaaacaaaaaaaaaaaccgcttATTTGATTTAAGTTTATTTTAGTACCAGCAAATATGTTTTGCTTAAAATGGCACCTCTCACCatcataaataaaatcatataaataaattaaaagaagaaagaaaagtatgTACTTCCGGGACACGTCAACAAAGTCGCTTCTCAGACGGGTCTCAGCCAGCGTCAGCAGCGGTACTGCAGAGAACGGACATTTCTTCACACACCATGGAGACATTATACAGTATACCGTTTGTTGTGCTGGAATGTCCAAATATAAAGCTGAAGAAACCGTCATGGCTGCACATGCCGTCGGCTATGACCGTGTATGCGGTCGTTATTGTGTCCTACTTTCTCATCACAGGAGGTAAATGGATCCGCTGCGGCTAAGCTAAGCTAGATGCGAAACTGCTAGCTTGTCAGCGTCGGACCGAGGCTGTATCGGCATGTTGTTTAGAGATAAAGCTCACCCGTGTGTGGCTGGAATCATGTCAGATGTTGTAGGCTTTGGCTGCATCTGTACATCAGCGTGCTTGACGTTAACGCTAGTGTGTTGGCGGTTAGCATAGCGGCTACTTGATGCTAAGTTGGCTTTAGCTAGCACAAGACAGAAGCTGAGTGGATCTTGGTTTCAGTTAGGTGACACTCAGAATCGGTTGTTATTCATCAGTAACATTAGTAGTGGATGGAATGTTAAACATGATCAGTTTGTTGATTGATAAGCTCAAAGTTGCTCAGACTTTGTAAAAGCTCTCTCGTATTCTGATTGATTTCTTCTCAATCTTCTGCCACATCACAGGCATCATCTATGATGTTATTGTCGAGCCCCCAAGTGTGGGTTCAATGACTGACGAGCATGGACACCAGCGGCCAGTGGCCTTTTTGGCATACAGGTATGTCAGGCTTAAGTTCAAGAGCATCTCTACAAACTACATGTTAAAGCGAGCAGCCTGTTTGTGATGGTCACCTCAGATAGTATTGGTAAAATTTTAAACCTCACTGAGAAATGCATAACTAAtataagtgtgtttgttttccagagtAAATGGGCAGTACATTATGGAGGGACTGGCTTCCAGTTTCCTCTTCACGATGGGAGGCCTGGGCTTTATAATCCTGGACCGCTCCAACGCCCCAAACATCCCCAAACTCAACCGCTTCTTGTTGCTCTTCATCGGCTTTGTCAGCGTCCTCCTCAGCTTCTTCATGGCCAGAGTGTTCATGCGCATGAAGCTGCCGTAAGTCCAAGTCTTAATGTGTAATATTTATTTGAACTTCAGCACAAGTCCCATGAAGTTTGCCTGGCTCAATATTTAACAGTCAGTAGTTCACAGTGTCTCATCTAATGaatctgttgtcttttcagagGGTACCTCATGGGCTAAAGACAAAAAGAGCACACTGAAAATGATTCAGAAGGACAGAGGACGTCAAATGTGTGGGAACCCCAGCAGGCAGTTCAACTAAAATTATCCATAAATTGATCTTTTGATATAATCACCATCATTCATGACTGAAAGCACTGACCTTTGCTAGAGAAATTAGACGCAGCTGCACTGACAGTCTCTCACTGGCATTGTCTCATTGGTGTTCAGTGacttcccttttcctctccttctctctaaATGTCCCAACAAAGTGATGATGAACAAGTAGATCACTGTTGAAGACGCGTCATCTCCTATTTTGTCAGTAACCAATAGCCTGGTCCATCTTCAGCACACTTGAGTAATTTAATCACACTAAAATAAGTTAGATGTAACGCACAGCAGGGGAAATATCTCTGGAGGAggacaagaaaacaggaagttgcTGAATGAAGCCACTCATTTGGTCACAGCAGGGGGTCCGAATAATGtttaagttgtttgtttttgtaaagaaatcatttaaaatcgCCTTGAACTCGTCACAGTTGCATTTTTGTACAAGGGTGGGAAATAAATCTTCTTTTCAGAGCTCCTTGCAGTTGTCCATGATTTACAAGTGTGTTTAATTTTCTACCTAAAATGTGTTGAGTAGATTAACACCAACATTAATATCTATGTTGAGAACAGGACGTAAGCATTGCAATCTGCCCTCCTGAAGGTGGCAGCATAGATGTATGAGGCAGTAGACAGCAATGAGCGCTTCACACTTATATACTTCATAGATACGGAGAAGTTCTGGGTGCTGTGATTATTTCTAAGTGAGTAACACATTTCAAGGTTTGAATTTCACATAAACGAGTTCTCAAGGACAGCACACCGTCCACAAAAGCACATCAACTTGCATCAAAATAGCCCGTCAATACCTATAGTTATAACTTGGCTCTGCTCGGGAGTATTCATGTTTCTTGTTGggattttaaaggggcattatgttgttttgaagtagaaataaaaaaaaaaccaacaacttaGAATTAAATAATgtaacaatattaatgaggtaataacacaatttctgaaatatttatctactgaataaacaagatgatctcagaggaaaacaaggtccccagaacactgttagaAACTGgaaaggcggcagggtccgccacatataaacaaaataaaacagtattaaatTGTGCTGTCCtataaagctgcagtctggagtttttgGAAGACAGTGgccagaatatttgaatgaacacagctcccaggtcagtttttcttcctctctgctgcgctgcagaCCTGCCCTCAAAGCCCCTGATATAAGTTAATGCTTCTCAGACCTTGGTGAGGTGAGGGTGCAGGAATACAGAGCCAGATCCCAGATCAGCAGGATGACGTCCTGATACAACAAGCTGCTGTTGAACTGATGTTTGGGCTGGACAACGACCTGATGGAGACACAGACGGACAAACTGAGACGGTCTGAACACAAACTACAGTTCAGGTCCAGACACCTGATGTCCAGGTAGCTCAGTGTGTCATGAAGCTCTGAGATTGTGAGTTTGATCCTTGAGTCAGTCAAGTGTCAAAGGCAGGACCTCAGTAGGGTGAAACTAGGGTTCGAAGTTTTGAGGTTGTGGGTTCAGTTAAAAAAAGTGACAGCggaaagaaacaaagagcgACAATCACATCCAGTAGCTCAGGCTGATAAAGGCCTCTTCTGAACAAGCTGAGGTTGCAGGTTCCATCCTTATAATACTCACTGAGTTGTGGATTTAAACCCTGGGTGTTTTAGGTGACTTTTAAACCTGatgtccaaaacaaagagtgaaatcctCTCAGAAAGAGAACTTCATCACCAGCTCATTAGCTCAGGAAGATAAAGAGCTGCTTTGAAGACtgaaggttgtgggttcaaaccTTGCTTGAGTTTTGAAGACTGGTGTCCACCTGTCTGGtccagcagctcaggtggaTACACTACAGGTCAGTTTGATCTCATGAGATTCAGTGACTTTTGAAAGTCcaacatttataaatgaaaaGTTAAACGCACTCAGAGAACAGCCTGACTCTTTATAGAGttgctgctcagaagaaggagtgaaaacctctgagagacTCATCAGCTGCTGTCCCAGTAAGCTCAGTGGGATAACTCCAGGGTTGGCAGGTCTGAGGTCATGGGTTCGAGTCTTGCTTGAGTCTGGGTTTGACTCTTATAAAACTCAGTGAAGTTTGAATTACGAAGTGAAATGCGCCCGGAGAAAAGGCTCCAGTGCCCGGAGGATTCGTAGTGCGGTGGGTCTGTTCCCTGCTTCCTGTAACTGAGGTTACAGGATCGACTCCCGCCTCAATCTGAGAAGGACCTGGGAGGGGACCGCGTCTCCTCCCGAGGTTTCCCACAGATGGAAGCAGAGGGTTATGGCAAAATGAACCATCAGCAAAATGATCTCTTactgacaaagaaaaccaatcaaaattttcttttcaacatcTGACCTGGGCCTCTGAGAGAACTAGGCCCAAACTACAAATACATCAAACCCCAAATGAAGGTCATCCCTTATCCCACCCCAGACAGGCCGTTTTGCCACGTTGCACCGTTTGGTACTTTTTTTGCTGCTCAAGAGTGATAATGCAAACCTGAAGAATCAAACCCAAACTGTAGCTTCAAGACTACAAAGCAAACTACAAACTACCACTGAACTaccaaaaaatgacaaactacCAACAAACTACTAAACATCTACCAACAAACACATAACTAACAACTACCAAActaagaaagacagaaaaaagaggggggCTCATGTCCCCTCCCCAGGGTTTCTTAGAGAAGCAGGGCATTATGGGAAAATGAACCATCAACAACTATTCTTTTATTGAAGTGTGAGACAAAGTGTTTATGATGTTGTGAGTCATCACAGCAGGATGACATCTTCAAGTTAACGCTAGATGAACTTCATCTTTCAAGCTTTGTTAATTTCataattcacaacaaaagtcatctcCTGACACTTTCCAGACTGAGCTGGTCTAAACCTGATGACTTCATCAGAAtgagaaacagaatcagaatcagatttatTACCAAGAAGGGTTTTACACCAACAAGGAATTTATCTTAGTGAATAAGGTGCATTGAAGACAATAATCAACAAACAGTGACTTTTATATATACAAGATTAACAAACAGAGTGTGGGATGACTGATTAATAAAGATGGCAGAGCTGTACAGAAATGTGCAAAATAGATTAAGAAACCTGTGTGCAAGTGTGAGCGTCAGTGTGGGTCAGGGTCCCTGGACCTGTTAATGAACTGCCGC of Acanthopagrus latus isolate v.2019 chromosome 10, fAcaLat1.1, whole genome shotgun sequence contains these proteins:
- the rpl34 gene encoding 60S ribosomal protein L34, giving the protein MVQRLTYRRRLSYNTASNKTRLSRTPGNRIVYLYTKKVGKAPKSACGICPGRLRGIRAVRPQVLMRLSKTKKHVSRAYGGSMCAKCVRDRIKRAFLIEEQKIVVKVLKAQAQSQKSK
- the ostc gene encoding oligosaccharyltransferase complex subunit ostc — protein: METLYSIPFVVLECPNIKLKKPSWLHMPSAMTVYAVVIVSYFLITGGIIYDVIVEPPSVGSMTDEHGHQRPVAFLAYRVNGQYIMEGLASSFLFTMGGLGFIILDRSNAPNIPKLNRFLLLFIGFVSVLLSFFMARVFMRMKLPGYLMG